A single Oncorhynchus tshawytscha isolate Ot180627B linkage group LG01, Otsh_v2.0, whole genome shotgun sequence DNA region contains:
- the LOC112258579 gene encoding ran GTPase-activating protein 1 isoform X1, with amino-acid sequence MASDDIALLAEALSKTHVGYGELSYKGQGLKLDNTESVKELVREIEEYQGLRALRLEGNTVGVEAAQAIAKALECKDQLQSCHWSDMFTGRLRSEIPTALRSLGSALMTAGARLRELDLSDNAFGPDGIKGIETLLKSSACHSLQELRLNNCGMGIGGGKILAAALTECHEQSSALGAPLKLKVFQAGRNRLENEGATALALAFQLMGSLEEVHMPQNGINHAGVTALATAMQHNPHLRILNLNDNTFTKRGALAMAQALRHLRTVQVINFGDCLVRSEGAIALSAVLREGLPTLKELNLSFGEITEAAALVLAQAVQDKPHMEKLDLNGNCLGEEGCEALKETMDNMDRADILASLSDDEGEPDEEEDEEVEDEENGKEMKEKGVKDDRESPVKLEPTCHPEILSFLSSLTAETLLKLGDNRTGLIQQHVDVSDPDKVADAFLRISSLYSDDHEVKKAVLETIDILLKKAFSGSSLQTYSFLSTLLVMLGLLKGEGKVKKVQVLPGHLLVLEHAVQQDYFPQDHATLLDTFVARHGKALKSCSHARDSLKSTLERRISPEC; translated from the exons ATGGCTTCCGATGACATTGCCCTGCTGGCCGAGGCGCTGTCCAAGACTCATGTAGGATATGGAGAGTTGAGCTACAAGGGCCAGGGACTGAAGCTGGACAACACAGAGTCTG TGAAGGAGTTGGTGCGGGAAATAGAGGAGTACCAGGGACTCCGGGCCCTGCGGTTGGAGGGAAACACAGTGGGAGTGGAGGCAGCGCAGGCTATCGCCAAAGCCTTGGAGTGCAAAGACCAACTTCAG agtTGCCACTGGAGTGATATGTTCACGGGTCGCTTGCGCTCAGAAATCCCAACTGCCCTG AGGTCCCTGGGCAGTGCGTTGATGACAGCAGGGGCCAGACTGCGAGAGCTTGACCTGAGTGATAATGCCTTTGGGCCAGATGGGATAAAGGGCATTGAGACTCTACTGAAGAGCTCTGCGTGTCACTCTCTACAGGAGCTGAGACTCAACAACTGTGGCATGGGCATCGGAGGGGGCAAG ATCCTGGCGGCAGCGTTGACTGAGTGTCATGAACAGTCCAGTGCTCTCGGTGCCCCACTGAAACTGAAAGTGTTCCAAGCAGGCAGAAACCGCTTGGAGAACGAAGGAGCCACAGCCCTTGCCCTGGCATTTCAG CTGATGGGAAGCCTAGAGGAGGTGCACATGCCCCAGAATGGGATCAACCATGCTGGGGTGACTGCTCTGGCCACTGCCATgcagcacaacccccacctgcgCATCCTCAACCTCAACGACAACACCTTCACCAAGAGAGGGGCGCTGGCTATGGCTCAG gCTCTGAGGCACCTGAGGACTGTGCAGGTGATCAACTTTGGGGACTGCCTGGTGCGTTCTGAAGGGGCcatcgctctctctgctgtcctgagAGAGGGACTGCCCACTCTTAAG GAGCTAAATCTGTCCTTTGGGGAGATCACGGAAGCTGCAGCACTGGTGTTGGCTCAGGCCGTACAAGACAAACCCCATATGGAAAAACTGGATCTCAATG GTAACTgtttgggggaggaggggtgtgaggctCTGAAGGAGACTATGGACAACATGGACAGGGCTGACATACTGGCATCTctcag TGATGATGAGGGAGAGCCTGatgaagaagaggatgaggaggttgAAGATGAGGAGAATGGCAAAGAGATGAAGGAGAAAGGAGTGAAGGATGACAGAGAGAGTCCAGTGAAGCTTGAGCCAACTTGTCATCCAGAGATCCTCTCTTTCCTTAGCTCCCTCACCGCTGAGACACTGCTCAAACTGGGGGACAACAGGACTGGACTCATCCAGCAACAC GTAGATGTCTCTGACCCTGATAAGGTTGCCGATGCCTTCCTGAGAATCTCCTCTCTGTACAGTGATGACCATGAGGTCAAGAAGGCTGTCCTGGAGACTATTG ACATCCTGTTGAAGAAGGCATTCTCTGGTTCCTCCCTGCAAACCTACAGCTTCCTGTCCACTCTACTGGTGATGCTGGGGCTCCTCAAG GGTGAGGGCAAGGTGAAGAAGGTGCAGGTGTTacctggtcacctgttggttttGGAGCACGCTGTCCAACAGGACTACTTCCCCCAGGACCACGCCACCCTGCTGGACACCTTTGTCGCCAG
- the LOC112258579 gene encoding ran GTPase-activating protein 1 isoform X2 encodes MASDDIALLAEALSKTHVGYGELSYKGQGLKLDNTESVKELVREIEEYQGLRALRLEGNTVGVEAAQAIAKALECKDQLQSCHWSDMFTGRLRSEIPTALRSLGSALMTAGARLRELDLSDNAFGPDGIKGIETLLKSSACHSLQELRLNNCGMGIGGGKILAAALTECHEQSSALGAPLKLKVFQAGRNRLENEGATALALAFQLMGSLEEVHMPQNGINHAGVTALATAMQHNPHLRILNLNDNTFTKRGALAMAQALRHLRTVQVINFGDCLELNLSFGEITEAAALVLAQAVQDKPHMEKLDLNGNCLGEEGCEALKETMDNMDRADILASLSDDEGEPDEEEDEEVEDEENGKEMKEKGVKDDRESPVKLEPTCHPEILSFLSSLTAETLLKLGDNRTGLIQQHVDVSDPDKVADAFLRISSLYSDDHEVKKAVLETIDILLKKAFSGSSLQTYSFLSTLLVMLGLLKGEGKVKKVQVLPGHLLVLEHAVQQDYFPQDHATLLDTFVARHGKALKSCSHARDSLKSTLERRISPEC; translated from the exons ATGGCTTCCGATGACATTGCCCTGCTGGCCGAGGCGCTGTCCAAGACTCATGTAGGATATGGAGAGTTGAGCTACAAGGGCCAGGGACTGAAGCTGGACAACACAGAGTCTG TGAAGGAGTTGGTGCGGGAAATAGAGGAGTACCAGGGACTCCGGGCCCTGCGGTTGGAGGGAAACACAGTGGGAGTGGAGGCAGCGCAGGCTATCGCCAAAGCCTTGGAGTGCAAAGACCAACTTCAG agtTGCCACTGGAGTGATATGTTCACGGGTCGCTTGCGCTCAGAAATCCCAACTGCCCTG AGGTCCCTGGGCAGTGCGTTGATGACAGCAGGGGCCAGACTGCGAGAGCTTGACCTGAGTGATAATGCCTTTGGGCCAGATGGGATAAAGGGCATTGAGACTCTACTGAAGAGCTCTGCGTGTCACTCTCTACAGGAGCTGAGACTCAACAACTGTGGCATGGGCATCGGAGGGGGCAAG ATCCTGGCGGCAGCGTTGACTGAGTGTCATGAACAGTCCAGTGCTCTCGGTGCCCCACTGAAACTGAAAGTGTTCCAAGCAGGCAGAAACCGCTTGGAGAACGAAGGAGCCACAGCCCTTGCCCTGGCATTTCAG CTGATGGGAAGCCTAGAGGAGGTGCACATGCCCCAGAATGGGATCAACCATGCTGGGGTGACTGCTCTGGCCACTGCCATgcagcacaacccccacctgcgCATCCTCAACCTCAACGACAACACCTTCACCAAGAGAGGGGCGCTGGCTATGGCTCAG gCTCTGAGGCACCTGAGGACTGTGCAGGTGATCAACTTTGGGGACTGCCTG GAGCTAAATCTGTCCTTTGGGGAGATCACGGAAGCTGCAGCACTGGTGTTGGCTCAGGCCGTACAAGACAAACCCCATATGGAAAAACTGGATCTCAATG GTAACTgtttgggggaggaggggtgtgaggctCTGAAGGAGACTATGGACAACATGGACAGGGCTGACATACTGGCATCTctcag TGATGATGAGGGAGAGCCTGatgaagaagaggatgaggaggttgAAGATGAGGAGAATGGCAAAGAGATGAAGGAGAAAGGAGTGAAGGATGACAGAGAGAGTCCAGTGAAGCTTGAGCCAACTTGTCATCCAGAGATCCTCTCTTTCCTTAGCTCCCTCACCGCTGAGACACTGCTCAAACTGGGGGACAACAGGACTGGACTCATCCAGCAACAC GTAGATGTCTCTGACCCTGATAAGGTTGCCGATGCCTTCCTGAGAATCTCCTCTCTGTACAGTGATGACCATGAGGTCAAGAAGGCTGTCCTGGAGACTATTG ACATCCTGTTGAAGAAGGCATTCTCTGGTTCCTCCCTGCAAACCTACAGCTTCCTGTCCACTCTACTGGTGATGCTGGGGCTCCTCAAG GGTGAGGGCAAGGTGAAGAAGGTGCAGGTGTTacctggtcacctgttggttttGGAGCACGCTGTCCAACAGGACTACTTCCCCCAGGACCACGCCACCCTGCTGGACACCTTTGTCGCCAG
- the LOC112258579 gene encoding ran GTPase-activating protein 1 isoform X3 → MASDDIALLAEALSKTHVGYGELSYKGQGLKLDNTESVKELVREIEEYQGLRALRLEGNTVGVEAAQAIAKALECKDQLQSCHWSDMFTGRLRSEIPTALRSLGSALMTAGARLRELDLSDNAFGPDGIKGIETLLKSSACHSLQELRLNNCGMGIGGGKILAAALTECHEQSSALGAPLKLKVFQAGRNRLENEGATALALAFQLMGSLEEVHMPQNGINHAGVTALATAMQHNPHLRILNLNDNTFTKRGALAMAQALRHLRTVQELNLSFGEITEAAALVLAQAVQDKPHMEKLDLNGNCLGEEGCEALKETMDNMDRADILASLSDDEGEPDEEEDEEVEDEENGKEMKEKGVKDDRESPVKLEPTCHPEILSFLSSLTAETLLKLGDNRTGLIQQHVDVSDPDKVADAFLRISSLYSDDHEVKKAVLETIDILLKKAFSGSSLQTYSFLSTLLVMLGLLKGEGKVKKVQVLPGHLLVLEHAVQQDYFPQDHATLLDTFVARHGKALKSCSHARDSLKSTLERRISPEC, encoded by the exons ATGGCTTCCGATGACATTGCCCTGCTGGCCGAGGCGCTGTCCAAGACTCATGTAGGATATGGAGAGTTGAGCTACAAGGGCCAGGGACTGAAGCTGGACAACACAGAGTCTG TGAAGGAGTTGGTGCGGGAAATAGAGGAGTACCAGGGACTCCGGGCCCTGCGGTTGGAGGGAAACACAGTGGGAGTGGAGGCAGCGCAGGCTATCGCCAAAGCCTTGGAGTGCAAAGACCAACTTCAG agtTGCCACTGGAGTGATATGTTCACGGGTCGCTTGCGCTCAGAAATCCCAACTGCCCTG AGGTCCCTGGGCAGTGCGTTGATGACAGCAGGGGCCAGACTGCGAGAGCTTGACCTGAGTGATAATGCCTTTGGGCCAGATGGGATAAAGGGCATTGAGACTCTACTGAAGAGCTCTGCGTGTCACTCTCTACAGGAGCTGAGACTCAACAACTGTGGCATGGGCATCGGAGGGGGCAAG ATCCTGGCGGCAGCGTTGACTGAGTGTCATGAACAGTCCAGTGCTCTCGGTGCCCCACTGAAACTGAAAGTGTTCCAAGCAGGCAGAAACCGCTTGGAGAACGAAGGAGCCACAGCCCTTGCCCTGGCATTTCAG CTGATGGGAAGCCTAGAGGAGGTGCACATGCCCCAGAATGGGATCAACCATGCTGGGGTGACTGCTCTGGCCACTGCCATgcagcacaacccccacctgcgCATCCTCAACCTCAACGACAACACCTTCACCAAGAGAGGGGCGCTGGCTATGGCTCAG gCTCTGAGGCACCTGAGGACTGTGCAG GAGCTAAATCTGTCCTTTGGGGAGATCACGGAAGCTGCAGCACTGGTGTTGGCTCAGGCCGTACAAGACAAACCCCATATGGAAAAACTGGATCTCAATG GTAACTgtttgggggaggaggggtgtgaggctCTGAAGGAGACTATGGACAACATGGACAGGGCTGACATACTGGCATCTctcag TGATGATGAGGGAGAGCCTGatgaagaagaggatgaggaggttgAAGATGAGGAGAATGGCAAAGAGATGAAGGAGAAAGGAGTGAAGGATGACAGAGAGAGTCCAGTGAAGCTTGAGCCAACTTGTCATCCAGAGATCCTCTCTTTCCTTAGCTCCCTCACCGCTGAGACACTGCTCAAACTGGGGGACAACAGGACTGGACTCATCCAGCAACAC GTAGATGTCTCTGACCCTGATAAGGTTGCCGATGCCTTCCTGAGAATCTCCTCTCTGTACAGTGATGACCATGAGGTCAAGAAGGCTGTCCTGGAGACTATTG ACATCCTGTTGAAGAAGGCATTCTCTGGTTCCTCCCTGCAAACCTACAGCTTCCTGTCCACTCTACTGGTGATGCTGGGGCTCCTCAAG GGTGAGGGCAAGGTGAAGAAGGTGCAGGTGTTacctggtcacctgttggttttGGAGCACGCTGTCCAACAGGACTACTTCCCCCAGGACCACGCCACCCTGCTGGACACCTTTGTCGCCAG